A section of the Roseivirga sp. BDSF3-8 genome encodes:
- a CDS encoding 1-acyl-sn-glycerol-3-phosphate acyltransferase gives MKPEVPIHTKKKYTPILPGPREWPVVKMARNREAFIEEVIGEAIERVKEVRGNNGTLVEELENVMYLEKLRIKQNPWNVDPEDEHSFWSSIKTRLVSYSTDPEEQLDLPEELLREIISRYSHEIAGDFRPSYYRFTRSMVTFGFARLLNASRIKKFGAIWSRELTLQDKIHITGETEHLRKLAKIGTIVMVPTHFSNLDSILIGWVIHAMGLPPFIYGAGLNLFNIGIFSYFMNSLGAYKVDRRKKNMVYLETLKTYANLALRKGCHSLFFPGGTRSRSGKIENRLKMGLLGSAMEAQRILYQQKPEGKSHKLFVVPVVLNYHFVLEAPGLINQYLQQKGQERYYVENDKFSTSAGILKFLVKFFTKGSDISVSIGKPMDLMGNYVNEEGVSISRDGRQVNMRDYFRNAGKITENKQREEQYTRMLAERIVEEYHRINRVFSSHLVAFTAYEILRKRHYKLDLFSLLRLPEEEQVIPYDHFKEVFERLLQRVYVLYEKGKVDLAPHMTREVDEIIKHGLENVGMYHANRTLYRNKNGDILSDDLNKLFYYRNRMDGYDLEKYV, from the coding sequence ATGAAACCAGAAGTCCCGATACATACTAAAAAAAAGTACACGCCTATTCTACCGGGCCCCCGTGAGTGGCCGGTTGTAAAGATGGCCCGTAATCGTGAGGCTTTTATAGAGGAGGTAATCGGAGAGGCTATTGAACGGGTAAAAGAGGTTAGAGGCAATAACGGTACCCTGGTAGAAGAACTGGAAAACGTAATGTACCTGGAAAAGCTCCGAATCAAGCAGAATCCATGGAATGTGGATCCTGAGGACGAGCACTCTTTCTGGTCCAGTATAAAGACCCGCCTGGTATCTTACTCTACCGATCCGGAAGAACAACTCGACTTACCTGAAGAACTGCTAAGGGAGATTATTTCCAGATACTCTCACGAAATCGCAGGGGATTTCAGGCCAAGTTACTACCGGTTTACCCGGTCTATGGTAACATTTGGCTTTGCCCGCCTTCTCAATGCCAGCCGTATTAAGAAATTTGGCGCTATCTGGAGCCGCGAGCTTACGCTGCAGGACAAGATCCATATTACGGGAGAAACCGAGCACCTGAGAAAACTGGCAAAGATAGGCACCATTGTGATGGTACCGACACACTTTAGTAACCTGGATTCTATACTTATAGGCTGGGTAATACATGCGATGGGCCTACCTCCATTTATCTATGGCGCAGGCCTGAACCTGTTTAACATCGGCATCTTCTCCTACTTCATGAATAGCCTGGGGGCGTATAAGGTAGACCGCCGAAAAAAAAATATGGTATACCTGGAAACGCTGAAAACCTATGCTAACCTGGCTCTACGCAAGGGGTGTCATAGCCTGTTTTTTCCGGGAGGTACGCGAAGCCGGAGCGGCAAAATAGAAAACCGCCTTAAAATGGGCCTACTGGGGTCTGCCATGGAGGCCCAGCGAATCCTATACCAGCAAAAGCCGGAGGGCAAATCACATAAGCTTTTTGTAGTGCCTGTGGTGCTGAATTATCACTTCGTACTGGAAGCTCCCGGTCTGATAAATCAGTACCTGCAGCAGAAGGGTCAGGAGCGCTACTATGTTGAAAATGACAAGTTCTCCACATCAGCAGGCATCCTTAAGTTCCTTGTAAAATTCTTTACCAAGGGTAGCGATATCTCGGTATCTATAGGAAAACCTATGGACCTGATGGGTAATTATGTAAACGAAGAAGGTGTAAGTATCAGCCGCGATGGCAGACAGGTAAACATGCGCGACTATTTCCGTAATGCCGGAAAGATTACGGAAAACAAACAGCGCGAAGAGCAGTACACACGGATGCTTGCCGAGCGGATCGTGGAAGAATATCACCGCATCAACCGTGTATTCAGCAGCCACCTGGTGGCTTTTACTGCCTATGAGATCCTGCGGAAAAGACATTACAAACTTGATCTGTTTAGCCTGCTCAGATTACCTGAAGAAGAGCAGGTGATACCTTATGATCACTTCAAAGAGGTATTCGAAAGACTTCTGCAAAGGGTGTATGTGCTGTATGAAAAAGGCAAGGTGGACCTGGCTCCGCATATGACCAGGGAAGTTGACGAAATCATTAAACATGGTCTTGAAAACGTGGGCATGTACCATGCTAACCGCACCTTATACCGCAATAAGAACGGAGACATTCTGAGCGACGACCTGAATAAATTATTTTACTACCGAAACCGTATGGATGGTTATGACCTCGAAAAGTATGTCTAG
- a CDS encoding NAD(P)H-dependent glycerol-3-phosphate dehydrogenase yields the protein MVMTSKSMSRPIGVIGAGSFGAAVTNLLSKNSDVLIYARRQEVVDEVNETHKLGSHDFNERVKATNDLAYLAEQCHIIFPVVPSSNFRQMIRDLSPYLYPYHMLIHGTKGLDLLLPEGKSLDDLESLERECVKTMSEVIREETVVVRIGCMAGPNLAKELAHNQPAATVVASQFREVIHEGQRLLRNERFQVYGSTDLIGVELCGVLKNIIAIASGAVSGMGLGENARSLLISRGMVEMIYLGRAFGGNTQAFIGLAGVGDLVATCTSNLSRNFTVGYRLAQGESLDEVLNTMSETAEGIQTVRTVKKLIESIGMRAPITETLYKVLFEGLTVTEGLQYLMKYPFNVDIDFL from the coding sequence ATGGTTATGACCTCGAAAAGTATGTCTAGACCAATAGGCGTAATAGGAGCGGGCAGTTTCGGTGCAGCAGTCACCAATTTGCTTTCAAAGAACAGTGATGTCCTTATCTACGCCCGCCGCCAGGAAGTAGTGGATGAGGTTAATGAAACGCATAAGCTTGGGAGCCACGATTTTAATGAACGAGTAAAGGCTACAAATGACCTTGCCTACCTGGCAGAACAGTGCCATATTATATTTCCTGTAGTACCTAGTTCTAATTTCCGGCAGATGATACGGGACCTCTCTCCGTATCTTTACCCCTACCATATGCTGATACACGGCACCAAAGGACTGGATTTGCTGCTGCCGGAAGGAAAGTCACTGGATGACCTGGAGTCACTGGAGCGGGAGTGCGTAAAAACAATGAGCGAAGTTATCCGTGAGGAAACGGTGGTTGTACGTATTGGATGCATGGCAGGCCCAAATCTGGCGAAGGAATTAGCCCATAACCAGCCCGCCGCCACGGTGGTAGCCAGCCAGTTTCGTGAAGTGATTCATGAAGGGCAGCGGCTACTACGAAATGAACGTTTCCAGGTGTACGGGAGCACAGACCTGATAGGGGTAGAACTGTGTGGTGTACTGAAAAATATTATTGCTATAGCCTCAGGGGCTGTAAGTGGCATGGGACTCGGAGAAAACGCCAGGTCTCTGCTGATAAGCCGTGGTATGGTGGAAATGATCTATCTGGGGCGCGCCTTCGGGGGGAATACGCAGGCATTTATCGGGTTAGCTGGAGTGGGTGATCTGGTAGCTACCTGTACCAGTAACCTAAGTCGTAATTTTACAGTAGGTTACCGCCTTGCTCAGGGAGAGTCGCTGGATGAGGTATTGAATACGATGAGCGAAACGGCTGAGGGTATACAGACGGTAAGAACGGTAAAAAAACTGATTGAGTCCATTGGTATGAGAGCACCCATTACGGAAACACTTTATAAAGTGCTATTCGAAGGGCTTACGGTGACGGAAGGACTGCAATATCTGATGAAGTATCCTTTTAATGTGGATATCGACTTCCTGTAA
- a CDS encoding OmpA family protein, translating to MKNGLHFFLSVFMLALTVGSAWAQSDAEQKIYRADKYFGLKNYEAALELYEEAIGAGVSDAQVLYRAGVSKAHQMHVDQQIEAISWLKGAAASGKVPVDVYYYLGDLYHKNAQIAEAISSFEKYQAEAKDKGKMYQLSEEKLDQSRNALSLMSQKKDIEVFPFGSNVNTPATEYNPVVSADESVMAFTAMRKDEKGRGFVEEIQIVEKDEHGNWLQAQKVDIPTKYNVGTAGLSPDGRHMLIFIGGANNTGNIYSIDKEGKKWSVPAPVGEPVNSRYLETTASITADNKTIYFASNRPDGYGGMDIYMATRRDDGGWNRPVNLGPEINTDKDEDAPFIHPDQRTLYFTSSGHNSMGGKDIFKVLKVGSGWSSPENMGYPINTTANDNYFTLTADGKKGFFSSDRKGGSGAQDVYYFQMPDQYANIPMTLIKGQILAGESLEPVPTKIKVIDKSTNTKVDYVYDPDPETGYYLIIFPPGKNYDMIIEAEGYMPYTVNVNIPNQNYFYELYQRIYLKPIVQFDEMVGQEVSVKNAFFDTKTNADVNPRAANEAMLIEKDSIDVYELMESIIAANDTAAYDYLMDLMYKTNPVSDIDFDAKSDLIETADIVYYYEENDPEDLEMRIVDNDTIMSLPTFFVSKEAKRQAEEQSKPLAYDKSLLEKVHKIYFDTDQSTLTTKGETDLQNVLGSLSEYDGLGIEISGFASSDGNADYNRNLSNQRAISVLNFFNERGVARRRIIAKGYGATQNQSDKKEARRVEIRLVDLSRQ from the coding sequence ATGAAGAACGGTTTACATTTTTTCCTGTCCGTATTCATGCTGGCTCTCACCGTTGGTAGCGCCTGGGCACAGAGTGATGCGGAGCAGAAAATCTACCGTGCCGATAAATACTTCGGTTTAAAGAACTATGAGGCAGCACTGGAGCTTTATGAGGAAGCTATCGGTGCCGGTGTGAGTGATGCGCAGGTATTGTATCGTGCAGGTGTAAGTAAAGCACATCAGATGCATGTAGATCAGCAAATTGAAGCTATTTCATGGCTGAAGGGTGCGGCCGCTTCAGGCAAGGTGCCGGTAGATGTATATTATTACCTCGGTGATCTGTACCACAAAAATGCCCAGATTGCAGAAGCCATTTCTTCATTTGAAAAATACCAGGCAGAGGCTAAAGACAAAGGCAAAATGTACCAGCTTTCTGAGGAAAAGCTGGATCAGAGCCGCAATGCACTCTCTCTGATGAGCCAGAAAAAAGATATCGAAGTCTTTCCATTCGGGTCTAATGTGAATACACCTGCCACCGAGTACAACCCCGTAGTGTCTGCCGATGAATCAGTCATGGCGTTTACGGCCATGCGTAAGGATGAAAAAGGCCGTGGCTTTGTAGAAGAGATTCAGATTGTGGAAAAAGACGAGCATGGCAATTGGCTGCAGGCTCAGAAAGTGGATATCCCTACCAAATATAATGTAGGTACGGCCGGTCTTTCACCCGATGGCCGCCACATGCTCATATTTATTGGTGGCGCTAATAATACCGGTAATATCTACTCCATAGACAAAGAAGGAAAAAAATGGTCTGTACCTGCTCCCGTAGGCGAGCCGGTAAACAGCCGCTACCTGGAAACAACAGCCAGCATTACGGCAGATAACAAAACCATTTACTTTGCCAGTAACCGCCCCGACGGATATGGCGGTATGGATATCTATATGGCTACCCGCCGCGACGATGGGGGCTGGAATCGTCCGGTAAACCTCGGACCAGAGATTAATACCGATAAGGACGAGGATGCTCCTTTCATACACCCCGACCAGCGTACCCTGTATTTTACCTCCAGCGGACATAATAGCATGGGTGGCAAAGATATATTTAAGGTGCTGAAAGTAGGCTCCGGATGGTCTTCTCCTGAAAATATGGGGTACCCCATCAATACCACCGCAAATGATAACTATTTTACCCTGACAGCTGACGGTAAAAAAGGTTTTTTCAGTAGTGACCGTAAAGGTGGGAGCGGTGCGCAGGATGTCTACTATTTCCAAATGCCTGATCAGTATGCCAATATTCCTATGACCCTGATCAAGGGGCAGATACTTGCGGGTGAATCTTTGGAGCCTGTTCCCACTAAGATCAAAGTGATAGACAAGTCCACAAATACCAAAGTAGATTATGTGTATGATCCTGATCCTGAAACAGGGTATTACCTTATCATTTTCCCTCCCGGCAAAAACTACGACATGATCATTGAGGCAGAAGGATATATGCCTTACACTGTCAATGTGAATATTCCTAACCAAAACTACTTTTACGAACTGTACCAGCGCATCTACCTGAAGCCTATTGTGCAGTTTGATGAGATGGTAGGTCAGGAAGTAAGCGTGAAAAACGCCTTTTTCGATACGAAAACCAATGCCGATGTGAACCCACGGGCCGCGAATGAGGCAATGCTCATTGAGAAGGATAGTATCGATGTATATGAGCTTATGGAAAGCATCATTGCGGCGAATGATACCGCAGCCTATGATTACCTGATGGACCTTATGTATAAGACTAACCCTGTCAGCGACATAGACTTCGATGCCAAATCAGACCTTATAGAGACGGCTGATATCGTGTACTACTACGAAGAAAATGATCCTGAAGATCTGGAAATGAGAATAGTGGACAATGATACCATTATGTCATTACCTACCTTCTTCGTTTCCAAAGAGGCCAAACGCCAGGCAGAAGAGCAAAGTAAGCCACTGGCGTACGATAAAAGCCTGCTGGAAAAGGTGCATAAAATTTATTTTGATACAGATCAAAGTACCCTTACTACCAAAGGTGAAACGGACCTGCAGAATGTACTGGGAAGCCTTTCGGAGTACGATGGCCTTGGGATAGAGATCAGCGGTTTTGCTTCCAGCGATGGTAATGCAGACTATAACCGAAACCTGAGTAATCAACGGGCTATATCCGTTCTTAACTTCTTTAACGAAAGAGGTGTTGCCAGGCGTAGAATCATTGCCAAAGGCTACGGAGCCACACAGAATCAAAGTGATAAAAAGGAAGCCCGCCGCGTAGAGATCAGGCTGGTAGACCTTTCAAGACAATAG
- a CDS encoding M48 family metallopeptidase, with amino-acid sequence MSFIIERLLAWVNRRYGKKKSLPDELKDYFDEEKYAKMEAYRKERASFSLFSSTLSTGIMLVLLAFGGFGWLDSELRQVTQHYIWLPLLYFGVLGLSADLLSLPLQVYDTFILEERYGFNRTSTKTFFLDKVKGYLLGAIFGGAVLALLVWLVRELGNDFWWVFWIVITLFSLFMSFFYTSWLLPLFNQLSPLQAGSLRDKLEAYGRGIGYPLDKIFVVDGSKRSSRANAFFSGFGSRKKVVLYDTLIEGTSDEELVAVLAHEIGHYKKKHINNGIIMSVIQTGLILYLASLLIYNGTLSGALGAGQWSLHVNLIGFSVLLSPLTGILGLLSNYISRKNEFQADRFATSTYRAEPLGTALKKLATDNYENLHPHPVYVFCYYSHPPLLRRLRAINEAV; translated from the coding sequence GTGAGCTTCATTATAGAAAGGCTGCTGGCCTGGGTAAACCGCCGCTATGGAAAAAAAAAGAGCCTGCCGGATGAACTAAAGGACTATTTCGACGAAGAAAAATATGCTAAAATGGAGGCCTACCGGAAGGAACGGGCCTCATTTTCTTTGTTCTCCTCTACATTAAGCACAGGCATTATGCTGGTGCTGCTGGCCTTCGGTGGCTTCGGGTGGCTGGACAGTGAATTACGGCAGGTAACCCAACATTATATATGGCTACCCTTACTGTATTTCGGTGTGCTCGGACTCAGCGCTGACCTGCTTAGTCTCCCTCTTCAGGTATATGATACCTTTATACTCGAAGAGCGTTACGGCTTTAACCGTACCAGCACCAAAACCTTCTTTCTGGACAAAGTAAAAGGCTACCTGCTTGGGGCCATCTTTGGAGGTGCCGTGCTTGCCCTGCTGGTATGGCTTGTTCGCGAGCTCGGGAATGACTTCTGGTGGGTGTTCTGGATAGTCATAACCCTCTTCAGCCTCTTCATGTCTTTCTTTTATACCAGTTGGCTACTGCCGCTGTTTAACCAACTGAGTCCGTTGCAGGCGGGAAGCCTCCGTGATAAACTGGAAGCCTATGGGCGGGGCATTGGTTATCCGCTGGATAAGATATTCGTGGTGGATGGGTCTAAGAGAAGTAGCCGGGCCAATGCCTTCTTCTCCGGTTTTGGCAGCCGCAAAAAGGTGGTCCTTTATGATACCCTTATAGAAGGTACCAGCGATGAAGAGCTTGTGGCCGTACTGGCACATGAGATAGGCCACTATAAAAAAAAGCATATCAACAATGGCATCATCATGTCTGTGATCCAGACAGGCCTCATCCTATATCTTGCCAGCCTGCTTATTTACAATGGTACCCTCAGCGGGGCCCTTGGAGCCGGCCAGTGGAGCTTACATGTTAACCTGATAGGGTTTTCTGTTTTGCTTTCCCCTCTTACCGGTATTTTAGGTTTGTTATCAAATTACATTAGCCGTAAGAATGAGTTCCAGGCCGATCGTTTTGCCACTTCCACGTACCGGGCAGAACCGCTTGGTACGGCACTGAAAAAGCTGGCTACCGACAATTACGAAAACCTGCACCCACATCCGGTCTACGTATTTTGTTATTACTCCCATCCACCCCTTCTCAGACGTTTACGTGCTATAAATGAGGCTGTCTGA